TTTTCGACAGGGTGTGAATCGAGTAGGGTGAACCCGGTATCGTGCCCCCCCCGCAAACAGACGAACCAGCCGCAGAGCGTACTTGCGTAGCAGTACGCCACCCGACACCTGAGAGCCCATGAGCGAGATCAGCAGCCCACGCCCGCTTCCCCCCTCCCCGCCACCGATTCGCAGCAGCGCGACGGCGGCGGACATGGCCGTGCGCCTGCTGCAGCCGTTGGAGGGCATGCTCGCCGCCGGGGAAAGCGCCAAGGCCGAAGTGGTGGCCGTGCGCGAACAGGCGCAGAGCTTCCAGTTGCTGCTGAAACTGACCCTGGAAGGTGGCAAGCAGACCACCCTGCAAGCCGAGAGCCCACGCCCGCTGGCCCAGGGCAGCGCTCTGGTGGTCACCGCGCTGTCCGATACCCGTCTGGCCCTGGCGCTGCAAGCCGGGGGCGACAAGGCGCTGACCAGCCTCGACCTGCAACAACTGCCTCTCGGCACCCTGGTGCAGGGCAAGGTGATCAGCCGTGAGCCCTTACCTCTGCCCGCGCAGAACGCCCAGCAGGTCTATCGCCTGCTGGTCAACTTGCTCAACACACCGTTGGCCGGCAACAAGCTGGCCGTCGACAGCCTCATGCCATTGCCGCTGGGCAGCCTGCTCAGCGCTCAGGTGCAAGGCAGCCAGAGCCTCGCCTTCCTGCCCCTGAGCGGCCGCCTCGATCAACTGGTGCTGGGCCAGCAACTGGCCGCCCAGCAGAACCGTCAGGGCTCTCTGGAGGGCCTGTTCAAAGGCTTGCAGAATCTGGCCGGTGGCGACGAAAGCCTGCGCACCAGCATCGACAAACTGCTCGGCGCCCTGCCCAGCAGCGACCAACTCAGCACCGCCAAAGGCCTGGCCAAGGCCCTGGAAAGCAGCGGCGCGCTGCTCGAAGCCAAACTGCTGCATGGCCAGACCAGCGCCCTGCCACAGGATCTGAAGGCCAACCTGCTGCGCCTGATCGCGCAGATGCTGCCGCAAACGCCGGGCGGCGCCGCCACCCTGGCCGGGCTGCAGGGCGCCATCACCCAGAACCTGCCCGCCATGGCGCGACAGATGCTGGGAATCAACAGCAGCGGCAGCTCGGCGCGCCAACAGGCGCTGAGCTTCCCCCTGCCCTCGCGCCTGCTGCAGAACATGGAAGAAGGCGAAGCCGACCTGGAGGCTCTGCTGAAATTGGCCGCCGCCGCCATTTCCCGCTTGCAGACCCACCAGTTGTCGAGCCTGGCGCAGACCCAGGTGGATGCCAACGGCAACCTGCTGACCACCTGGCAACTGGAACTGCCCATGCGCCACCAGCAGGAGATCATCCCGCTGCAGATCAAGCTGCAACGCGAAGAAGGCAATGCCAAGGGGCAGAAGAACGAACAGAAGGAAACCCTCTGGCGCATCGACCTGGCCTTCGACCTGGAACATCTGGGCCCGCTGCAGGTACGTGCGCAATTGTTGCGCGGCAGCCTGTCCAGCCAGCTATGGGCCGAGCGGGCCGAGACCACGGCGCTGATCAACGCCGAGCTGGGCAACCTGCGTGAGCGCCTGCAGGCTGCCGGCCTGGAGGTCGGTGAACTGGCCTGCAGCCAGGGCATGCCGCCTCAGGGGCCGAAGACCTCGCTGGAACAACGCTGGGTGGATGAAACCGCATGAGCCGCAAACAACAACCCGCAGCGCGCCAGGCCATTGCCCTCAACTACGACGGGCAGAGCGCGCCTTTGCTCAGCGCCAAGGGTGACGACGAACTGGCCGAGGCTATCCTCGCCATCGCCCGCGAATACGAAGTGCCGATCTACGAGAATGCCGAGCTGGTGCGTCTGCTGGCACGCCTGGAGCTGGGCGATGCCATCCCCGAATCGCTGTACCGCTGCATCGCCGAGATCATCGCCTTCGCCTGGCACCTCAAGGGCAAGACGCCACCAGGTTTCCAGGCGCCAGAGGACGAGCGCGACGTCACCCCGCCCCTGCCCCGCCTTTCTGGCCCGGCGCCCGAATAAGTGAATATTGGTTCTTCGCATTTTTGGGGGAATGCTTGGTTGACACCGGGCTGGCGAGTTTGTGTGTTGTTTGATGTTCTGCGCGCCGCTTCGGTGTGTTCGGAAACTCCTTGTTTCGCCCCCTCGGGCGACTCACTTTTCTTTGAACTCGGATTGCCGCCCAGCGCAAAGAAAAGTAAGCAAAAGAAACGCACCCCCGCCATCCGGGTCTCGCTTCGCTCGACTCCCCTCACTCCGGCATTGCTCCGGGGTCGGCGTACATGGGCCATCCATGGCCCATTACGCGGGGCCGCCATCGGTATCTCGCGGCATCCATGCCGCTCGCCCCCCTGCGCAATGCCTACGTTCGGCCTCCTGAAGGGGGAGTTAGCGCGCCTGAACGAACCGAAACTCCATGGTGTGCCCGGCATGTTCTGGTAGCTGTGAAGTCGCGATGTGGCCGTCGAATTAAACCGATACTTTCATTCGCGTAGTTTCATCTTGCCGGCTTCCAGCCGGCATCCCGGTCAGCCCTAAGGCTGACCTTATGTTCAAGCACGCAGAGTCCCAAAGAGTTACCGGAGGTTCAGGCGCGTGCAGAGCCCGCCCAGGAGGGTGAGCGGAATCGTCGTGGAAGAGGTCGAGCGACATGGATGTCGCGAGAGCCGCGATGGCCATGGATGGCCCACCGCGGCGGGCCTCTGGAGCGGCGATGGAGCGAACGAACCCTGGCGCAGCCAGGGCCGGATGACCGGGCGGAGGGTTTTGGTTACTTTTGCCCTGCAAAAGTGACTCGCCCGGGAGGGCGAAACCAAAAACATCAACAAAAACGCGGCAATTCAGAACAGACACAAGAACAACCAACACCCGTATTGCCAGTCCAGTGTCAATACTATTTTTCCCGAGATTCCGCGAAGAACCTGAATATTGGGAGTTACACCTGTTTGCTGCGCGGCTGATGCAAGCGGCTGATCAGCTCGGCCTCGGCCTTGCTCAGGCCACAGGACTGGGTCAGGTCATCGACGCTGGCGCCCATCCCCACCAGGCGCGCCGCCTGGGTGAAGGACAAGCTGTTGGGGTCGCGCTGTTCGATCTGGCTGACCTTGTCCGGCAGCGGCGCCACCACACGACGCAGCTCGTGCAGTTCCTCACCCATGCGGATGCTGCCGGTCAGGTAGGCGTCCAGGCGCTTGGTCAGCTCGCGAATCCGCGCATCGCGCACGGCGTCACGCTTGGCCTGCTCCGCCAGCAAACGCTGCTGACTGCGGTACAGGCCGTTGCAGACGATGCCCAATGCCACACATAGCAGCGCCACCAAGGCCAGGGCCGCAGCGAGCATGGCGAACTCGGACATGGCTCAGATGCTCTCCAGCTCCGACCACTCTTCCTCGGACATCATCTTGTCCAGCTCGACCAGAATCAGCAGTTCGCCGTTCTTGTTGCACACGCCCTGGATGAACTTGGCCGTCTCGTCGTTGCCAACGTTCGGCGCCGTCTCGACTTCCGATTGGCGCAGGTAGACCACCTCGGCGACGCTGTCGACCAGGATGCCCACCACCTGCTTGTCGGCCTCGATGATGACGATACGGGTGTTATCGGTGACCGGCGCCGAGCCCAGGCCGAAGCGCTGGCGGGTATCGATCACGGTGACCACGTTGCCGCGCAGGTTGATGATGCCCAGCACGTAGCTCGGCGCACCCGGAACCGGCGCGATCTCGGTGTAGCGCAGGACTTCCTGCACCTGCATCACATTGATGCCGTAGGTCTCGTTGTCCAGGCGAAAGGTCACCCACTGCAGAATCGGATCTTCGGCACCTTGTGCAGAACTTTTCTTCATGTCCCTAGCCTCGTCAAAAACCGCTCAGTGCGGCACGCGCGGTTGAACCCGCTTGTCATTAACTATAGAGCCCGTTTGCCCGGACTCACCAATTCTCAGTGTGCTTTTGTGCCGGCCATGCTTTTGACGGCACCACTGGCGATCAATTCGGCTAGGGCCTCGACGTCGAGCAAGGCGCACATCTGCTCGATCACCGTGCCCGCCAGCCAGGGGCGTTGCGTGCGCTGACTGCGCCACTTCACCTCGCTGGGGTCGAGGCGGATCGAGCGGCTGACCTGATGCACCGCCAACCCCCACTCATAGCCACCCACCGAAATCACGTACTGCAGGCCTTCACGGAAGTCGTCACGATAGCGGTCAGGCATTACCCAGCGCGCCGT
The genomic region above belongs to Pseudomonas sp. GOM7 and contains:
- the fliK gene encoding flagellar hook-length control protein FliK — protein: MSEISSPRPLPPSPPPIRSSATAADMAVRLLQPLEGMLAAGESAKAEVVAVREQAQSFQLLLKLTLEGGKQTTLQAESPRPLAQGSALVVTALSDTRLALALQAGGDKALTSLDLQQLPLGTLVQGKVISREPLPLPAQNAQQVYRLLVNLLNTPLAGNKLAVDSLMPLPLGSLLSAQVQGSQSLAFLPLSGRLDQLVLGQQLAAQQNRQGSLEGLFKGLQNLAGGDESLRTSIDKLLGALPSSDQLSTAKGLAKALESSGALLEAKLLHGQTSALPQDLKANLLRLIAQMLPQTPGGAATLAGLQGAITQNLPAMARQMLGINSSGSSARQQALSFPLPSRLLQNMEEGEADLEALLKLAAAAISRLQTHQLSSLAQTQVDANGNLLTTWQLELPMRHQQEIIPLQIKLQREEGNAKGQKNEQKETLWRIDLAFDLEHLGPLQVRAQLLRGSLSSQLWAERAETTALINAELGNLRERLQAAGLEVGELACSQGMPPQGPKTSLEQRWVDETA
- a CDS encoding EscU/YscU/HrcU family type III secretion system export apparatus switch protein, producing the protein MSRKQQPAARQAIALNYDGQSAPLLSAKGDDELAEAILAIAREYEVPIYENAELVRLLARLELGDAIPESLYRCIAEIIAFAWHLKGKTPPGFQAPEDERDVTPPLPRLSGPAPE
- a CDS encoding DUF2802 domain-containing protein, whose protein sequence is MSEFAMLAAALALVALLCVALGIVCNGLYRSQQRLLAEQAKRDAVRDARIRELTKRLDAYLTGSIRMGEELHELRRVVAPLPDKVSQIEQRDPNSLSFTQAARLVGMGASVDDLTQSCGLSKAEAELISRLHQPRSKQV
- a CDS encoding chemotaxis protein CheW, which encodes MKKSSAQGAEDPILQWVTFRLDNETYGINVMQVQEVLRYTEIAPVPGAPSYVLGIINLRGNVVTVIDTRQRFGLGSAPVTDNTRIVIIEADKQVVGILVDSVAEVVYLRQSEVETAPNVGNDETAKFIQGVCNKNGELLILVELDKMMSEEEWSELESI